The Callospermophilus lateralis isolate mCalLat2 chromosome 18, mCalLat2.hap1, whole genome shotgun sequence nucleotide sequence tgaattcctgggctcaagtgatcctgccATCTCTGCATCTGGAGTGACTGGGACTacacatgtgccactgcacccagctcaatCATGACAACTTGCTGATGGTTGAAAATACAAAGGGGACTCTCCTTTCTTTTTCAAGATATTATGAGGGAAGTAGGGGTCCctctgtcccagtttttctccagtCCTTTCCGACTCTCCCAATCCTGACAGCTGAAATAGAATTCCAATTTCTATCTTCCAGGGACCAGCCTAGATCTCAGAGAGGAAAGCCTGACTGTGGCTGAGGCCAGTTACCTCTCTCCCAGAATCCATTATCCCTGTTTTACTTCCTATGAACCCTGGTCATGGCCTCCCAGCCAGAGACTACACTTCCCAGCAACCCTTGCAACATGGGTGGTAATCATGTGACTAGGCTCTGGCCAATAGAAAACAAGCAGAAATGCCTTGTACCATTTCTGGGTCTTGCCTTTTTCTTgataccaggcattgaacccaggggtgcttaaccaccgagccacatccccagacattttttaaaaatatattttatttagagagggtcttgctgagttgtttggggcctcactaagttgctgaggttggctttgaacccacaatcctcctgcctctgcctccccagcagctgggattacaggtgtgctccactgtgTCAGGTGGGGGGCCATGCCTTTCAAGAGTGCTGCGTACCCTCTAGTTTTTTCTCACTTCTTGCAGATTGGGAAACAGTGGCAGTTGATAGAGCGGCTTCAGACCAGAGTTGGAATCTCGGCATGAAGACCCGCAGAATCAGCCTGGGCTCCCTGAGAAACCCTGCTGgtctcccccccaccccacccccctggCTGACGTgccagagatggaacccagggccttatatatgccagacaaatgctctaccactgagctacatccccagccttcaaaATTCCATCTTTCTTAAGCCACCATCCCTTGGAAAGGTCTCTTTGTTCCAGCAGCTTGGGCTATAATCTAActgaccaggaagactgtgttacTTCAGCTGCTGATGAAGATTCTGGAGTCAGTCTGCAACCCTTGTTCCTTGACTCATGAGCTACAGTGggccttgggcaagttatttaacctttCTGTGCTTCATTTCCAGTTATAAAATGGAAATACTAGGATCTACTTGCAATATCATTAGAAGCATTAAGTCAGCTAAGGTACTTTGCACATGATTGCTGCCTGATGAATGAATCACTATTCTTACTTTTATTTAGTAAACCATCAAAATAGCTCAGCCAGGGCCTAGTGTATCAGCCCTGTGCCAGGTATAGAAACACCTGTTCACCATCGGAAATCTTAACGGGGGCTGGATGTAGCTGGTGTTGGCCCCATTTTACAGAGTAAAAAAGAGGCTCAGAGATTTGCCCAACAGTAATTGTAGTAGCAAAGTGCGGAGGCAAGCCTCAAACAGAACTGAGTAGTCCCAGAATCACGACTGTCGCCCACGGCATTACCCCGCCCCCAGCTACCGTAACACCCGCCTGCATTTATCAGGCACGTCCCAGAGCTGGGCCTCCGTGTTGGCTAGTCACGTGGCCAGTGGCCCTTGCAGGTGGGAGTGTGGCTATCTTGGAGGTGCCCTGCTCCTGGATGGGCACCAATTCACTTCCTGTCCATGCGCCAGCCCCCTGGAATTGGTCCCCTCACTTGCCAGCTAGAGAGACCTCACAGCCTTGGGCCACCCAGCCAGGTCCCAGCCAGCCAGATGATGTGGAAGCTGTGAGGATCTGGGGCTTCTCTCAAGTTCTAAAAACGGATCATTCAAAAAATCCAGTTGGGTTCCCGCCACTTGTAGGCGAGAGTGAGGCAGCCTGCTGTTTCTAAGGCTGGTGACTGGTTAGCTAGGTGAGGACATGGACAGGGTACCTGGGCACGTCCTACCAAGGGCAGGGTGGACCCGCCCACTGTCCAGGCGGCATCATCTCAGATCCAGGGGCCTGCTCCCTGCCGGCCCCTCCCTCCCCGGGCCCCCATACCTGTTTTCTTTGCCATTTGGCAACAGGGACGGGCGTTCGGCCCCTGGGCGCTCTGTGCAAACGTAGGTGTTCCTGCGGGTCATCATGCTGGGAGGGAGGTTGTTCTGTGGGGGACACAGGGACGAGGAGCGGTGAAGGGCTGCCTGCCACGAGCCTCTTGCCCTCTCCCAGGAGGACTAATCAGGGCCTGGGTGGGAACCCGGGGGGGCAGGCAGGCGAGGGCTCAGAGGCCCCCAAACGCAGAGAGGTCCACAGGCTGTTCCCACGGGTGCCATTCACCAGCTCTCCGGGAGGTGGGCCTGGGAGGCCACTCGAGGTTTGGGGGGAGGGGGCCGAGGGAGAGCCATACAGGCCATACAGGTACAGGGACATGCTACACTCGGTCCCCAGTCAGCCCGTGTCCTGGCCAGGTCGCCTGCTCAGAACACCCCCCGGCTGGCCGCCCCACTCAGCCTCTGATCTCCTGGTCAGTTCACAGTATGCCCACCAGGCAGCCTCCGGGCCTCCTGGGTGCCCACTGCAGACAAATATGTCCCCAACCCCAAGAGACGGTGAGCTCCATGAAGACACGGGTGTAAGGATCCCACTGTCCCCTTGGACATTAAGGTCTGAGATCAGGTCTCTGCCTCAGCAGGGCCCGCAGGTGCCCTTCACCAGCTCTCTGGGGACAACAGGCTCTTCCCAAATACTACACAGTGCTCTGGGAACTGCAGGACGCCTGGGTCAGAGAAACCCATGGCAGGTGACATCTGCAGGGTGGACCCCAGGTGGCCCGCCCCCGCCCACTCACGGGGGTGCTCGTGCTGTCCTTCCTCCGCTCGGGGATCTCCGCCTTGTTGGGGTTGTGGGCGCTGCTGACCATGGGGCTGGACGGGGGCAGCCCCCGACTCCCGCTCCCCGCCGCGCTGCAGCTCGCCTTCCGGCCGGGCAGCCGCTCCTCCTTGAGCTCCGCCTCCCCGGTGCTGGTTGGGCTGCGCTTGGGGTGCAGGGGTGCCGGGGAGGGGCCACCTGGGGGAGGGAAGGAGCAGGTCCCGCTGATATATTGTCAAAGCCACCAACGCGTCCGCGTGGACCCAGGAACCACAACACAACCTCAGGTCCAGACAGGCTTTGCCGGGTCCCTGCCCCCCTGGTTCAGGGCAAGGGCCTGACCACTGAGCCCCCCGGCCCCGCCCCTCACcgttttctattttctatttttttttttttaatgtcaaaagATTGAAAGCAGCCTAAATGCCCCGCATCGGGGGGTAGCCAAATAAGTCAAGGTATTCCCACAGGAGCCACTGTGTATGGGTGTATGGAACCCCTTAAAATAAACGTCCACAACAGGCAAATCCAGAGACTAAGCAGACTAGTGGCTGCAGGGCggggtgtgggtgggtgtgggtgtgggtggtggGATTCTCGGTGTGATGAAAGTGTCCCCACAGCAAGAACGGTGATGGACTCGACTCTGGAAGTATAGTAACCCTGGGGGCTGGACATTTTAAATGGGTGAATTGTACAGGATGTAAATTATCTCAATAAAACTACTTAAAAATCAGTGGAGAATTTAAATTTGATGAAGATGTAGGCAACAGACCTTCTGGAAGTTTTCCTGCCTAATCTTTTTCCCTTCATTAAACCtgggttgctttaccactgagctacatccccagtcctttatttatttatttgtgatagGGGCTCAACAGGttgttgaggctgtctttgaacttgtgattctcctgcctcagtcttccaagtagctgggattacaggcatgtgccaccatgcctggtttccATGCCTAATTTTTGACAGTGGTGGGGGTCTATTTATTTTCTGCAGCAGATGAGATATTTGTTGGCTGCAGAATGTAGGGCACAATCTGGTATTTTCCCAACCTCATTCCATTTGGAATGGTCTCCCCCCTTTTTAATGTGGAGGAGAAGTGAGAAGGCAGTCTCTAAGCAGTCACTTTGTACAATGAGTCCTTTGCCCCAGTTCCAGTGAATGAATTCCCCAAAGACTCTGATATCAGTGCATCATCCCAGATGAGTAGCTGAAGAGATTCAAGGACCTTTTGGACTGGTCTCTAAAAGTGAAATGTTAATTAACCTCCTAGCTGGgcctagtggcacatgcctgtaatcccagctactcagaaggccgacacagaaggattgcaaattcaaggccagcctcagcaagttatcaAGGACCCAAGCAACTGAGggagacgctgtctcaaaataaaaactaaaatgagctggggatgtagctcagtactagagcacctctgggttcaattttcagttaaagggaaaaaaaaaaaaaaaaaaggccgtaGATGTAGCTCGGAGGCcgggcgcttgcctagcacctgggttcaatcctctgtacagcaaaagaaaaagcagaaatctGTGGGCTCATGGACCAGGAAAAAAGGTAAGGTGGGATAAGGGACAAACGAAAACCCAGAAAGTGGGAGAGGAAGCAAGGCGCGGCTGTCCGCTCAGCTCTGGGGCTCTTCCAGATGGACCCCTCCCTGCCTCTTCAGACGCAGCCTCTGGGGGCTGCAGGAGCCTGGCCAATTCCAGGGCCCTGAGCTGGGGGCGGAGCCTGCCTGAAGGGGCGGGGCGAACTCACAGAAGTCGCTGTGCCGGCGCTGGCGATGGTAGGTGGAGGAGGAGCTCCGCTGCCCTTTGCCGTGGCTGGTGCCTTTGCTGGCGCTTGTCCCGTTGGTGGTGTCGCTGGGCGCCCGTACCCGTGCCAGGGCCAGCCCTGGGGCGCCGCGGTCCCCACCCTCCTGCAAAAAGTTGGCATTCAAGACGTCGTGGCCGCCCGTCCCCTGTGCCCCCCAAATCCCTCCACCCAGGGCAGGGCACACTCCCGAAGGCCCCTGGTGTCCTCTGACCTCAGTCTTCCTGCCCAGCAGGAGGTAGGTGGCAGTCACTTCGTTGTACTTCTGGCTGGTCAAGGCCTCTCTGATCTCTTCCCGGGTGTAGCCCATACCCACCATCACCTCTGCGGAGGGCATGAGAGCGGGGTCAGCCTCCCGGCCCCCTCCACCTGCTCCGCACGGCCCCCTTTGGTCTGTCTGGGAGCCATCTCCCTTCTACCACGGCAGGCTCCCGACCCCTGACTGCTCCATACCTGGGGCACAGGCACATAGACACACGTCATGCCAGCCAAAGTGTTctgtccccagggccatctgccaTTGCCTTCTCTTCTGAGAGGGCATCAGGCTTCCAGCATATGCTCCTGGCAGCCCCCTTCCCATAGTGAGCCACGAAGAGGAAGCTCCCAGAAGAAGACTCCCAACAACTGTCTTGGAGCACCTGGGTCCAGCTGTGCCTGAAAGCTGTCTACCCTGGCCTTCGTAGTCATGGGCATGAGTGAACTGTCAGTATTCGGTTGAACATGAAATTGCTGATATTGGCAAACTCTGCCCTATAAATGGCAGCCTCTTAGGGTTTCTGTTACTCGCAACCAAGCAAGCCCTAACGAATGCAGCAGGCTGTCATGGtcacctcagcctcctcagctgtaGAAGGAGGGCTACCGGGTGGTTTCTAACGGGTTCTCCCAGGGGGAAAAAAGTCAAGGTCAAAACCAGCAGCACCTACTACACACAGCTGGTGCAGATCCACTGTTTAAAATGCAGATGCAGCCCCGGGATTCCTCCCCTAGAGGCGCGGAGGGGACGCTTGCTGGGACGCTTGCTGGCGCGCTGGGCCACGTGgcacccctctgcaggcactagcCAGAGGGACGAGGTGGCCCTCACCTATTCGCTTGGTGTCCCCGAAGTCCTCCTCAGGCTCCGTGTATGGCTTCAGCTCCTCGCCCTCGTAGCCGATGTTGATCCACTTGTCTTTCATGATTTGCTGCAGGGACGAGAGGTGTCAGAGGGAGCCAGGAATCCGCAGCTCACCCCTCAGCTGGCCCAGGTGGGGCTGCGTACCCTGCCCAAGGCCGACACCCAGCACCCAGAGATCCTAAGGGCTGGCCCCTCCCCCGCCTCCCGATGCCACCCGCCTGCCCTGCAGCAGCTGGGTCCCCGCACCCTGTAATCATCCAGTAGCTCATTAGCTAATTACTGGCATGGCAGGGAGGGGGCGAGGCTGCATGGGGATGGGCTGTGCCTGGGCTCCCTGTCCACCTTAGGCGGGACACTCAGGCAGAGTGTGGGGAGCTGACCAGAGGCACAAGGCCGGGCTCACCTCGAGAGTGCAGCGTTTGGCGGGGTTCAGCACCAAGAATCTCCGCAGGATGCTCTCACAGTCGGTGGACATGTAGAAAGGGACCCGGTACTTCCCCCTGAGGACGCGCTCCCGCAGCTCCTGTGGGGACGGGGTTACTGGGGGGGGGGTGGCCGTGTCCCCAGCCCATCTCTTGCTCACACACCCATCTCCCTCCCAACCCTCGGACAGAAGTGACAGCAGCCCCGAGTCCCAGCCCTCTCCCTGACTcagtttctcatctgtaaaatgggaacacTGCAGAGACGcagcaatttaaaaaatgattttttaaggcTACAGAGATCTTCATTCAGGGAGAACCTTTGTTCTTGCTTGAACAGGGGTCATCACGGTGAAAGCCTCAGCAGTAGCTGCCCCAGGGCAAATGCTACTTAAATACCAGGCATAGAGTGGGGCCCAGCATGCCCTCCCCGCCTGCCCCCACAGGCTGGGAGTCTGAGGACCTTCCGGAAGCCCTGCTTTTTGTTTGTCTGCTTAAGGTCTTTCCGAGGGTCCCCAGCAAGGCTCCAAGGTCAGGAAGCCCAGGCATCCCCTCCCAGGGAGACAGAGCAGGTGGCAGTGGAGCGTGGACTAACCGGAGGCCATGGGGTCAAGCCCGGGGACTGGGCAGGGGAGCCACCTTCCAGGCCGTTCTAACAGGGCTGAAAGAGGGAGCGCTTGGGAAGCACCGTGGGGCTGCAGGCCACGTGGGCCCCAAGAGTTGGGAGCACTTAATATAAAGCCACCTCAGAGACCACTGGCTACCAGCACCATGCACTCAAGGCACAAGACACCATCGCCAGGACATCACTGGCCTCCAatgtgcgatcctcctgcctgaatCGTGGGGCAGCAcccattttccagatgaggaCACCAAGGCCAGAGTGGTGGGCCCTTGTCGGAGGCTGAACAGCAGAAAGCAGCAGGGCCTGGTTCCGAGCCAGGAGGCCGGGCTCCGAGCCCGTGCTGCGTAGCCCTAAACCACAGTCCTGTCATGTGATTAGAGCAGCAGCCACCAGGCATGACGCCTCGGCCAGATGCCAAGTCCTGGTGAGGGTTCCCCAGGCCCAGGCTGGCTGCGAGCAGTCACTCTTCTGTCCCCATCTTACAGGTGGGAAACAGGTTCAGAGACTCATCCGTCCCAAGTCACTCAAAAATGAAATGACAGAGCTGGGTGGCTAGTGGCGAGACCCTGACAGCAAGAGATGACAAGGGCCTGGGGCAGATGAGAGGCTAGCCTGGCCCTTCCAAAAGGCCTCTTAGCTTTCTACTTGCTACTCAGAAAAATGTGCTTGCTACTCAGTCCAGGGGCCAGGCGCTTCCAGGTGAGTcttttcttggtaccagggatttgaTATCAGGGTGCTtgaccctgagccacatcccagtccttttcgttttatttagagacagggtctcgctgagttgctcagggcctcactaatcttctgagactggctttaaactctcgatcctcctgcctcagcctccggagatgctgggaatacaggtgtgtgccaccctgcccggctccccaggcctttttatatttgattttgacacagggcctcgctaagttgctgaggccggcctcaaatgtgtgatccgcctgcctcagcctcctgagtcgctgggacgcAGACATGAGCCGCCACATGAGCTCCAGGTGCATATCTTAATGGTCCTCACTCAACAGAGTGGGAGAGTGAGGATTACAGGGCTCAGCGGCCTGTGCAATGCCACCATGAGGAGGGCCCTCCCTGCTCATCCCAAAGGCCACTTCTGACTGCCTGTCCTCAACAAGGACTGCCTGACTGCCCGATCACAACCCCCCACGGGCCACCCTGGGCGAGACAGAGTCCCCAGCTGCAGAATGCCTCCCCAAAGGTGTGGCCTTGGTCCAGCCAGAGGCAGCACCAGGCAATCCAACTGCAAACGAGTGGCCAAGCCGTCTCCATGCCATGCCAGGGGGACAGAGAGGCTGGCAGCGGCTCAGGTGGAGGGACACAGGGACTGGGCACATCCAGAGAGCCTGAGCGAGTCCCCGGCAAGGAGGAAAAATAGCTGTGAGGAGGCTCCTGGGTCGGTGCAGGGAATCTGAGCGTGGACCACAGGGTGGAGGCCAGGACTGAGCCGCGGATGTATTTCCTGTAGGTGACCATTGTCTGGAGAATGCGCCTGGTCTCAGAAGATAACCCACTGTAGCCTTTGGGAACAAAGGGACACAGTGTCTGCAAGGAACTGTCCCACAGTCCATCAACAAGAACCAGAGCAACCTCGTCATGTGCCTGTACAGACAGATATGGCCCGGGTGGCCAAGGGCCAGCTCCGCGGCTCTCCCAGGGGACcacgtgttctgtgttctattcttGCAACATTTCTGGAGACTGGCAACATCTCAAAACAGAaagttcaaaggaaaaaaaaaaaacacgcagAGGAAGACGGGGCCCACACGGGCTGCCCGCTTCCAGTGTCTGTCCCCAGCACTGGCCAACACCTGCCACCACATCTCCTCAACTCTTCATTCTGCTTCCTGCCTGGCTCTGCGGCTGGGACATCAGTTCCAGAAAATTTCTTGTTCGGAGCGATCATCTCGAGGACTTCCAGTAACGTGCTAAGTTTCGCAATCATGGCCACAATCACTGTGAGCACGTTTTCCATCGTTCAGAAGCCCTGACCCCCAGCTGTCACCTCCCCTGGCCCACCTGGCCCCTGTCCAGGTTGGACATTTCATACAAATGAAGCCACATGCTCTGGCCTCGCGTCGCTGGCTCTGTCTCTCTGCACAGCGTTCCTAGATCCCCCTATGGAACGGCAAACACACGGGCAGAGGCTGCTGCCACTCGTCACGTATTTGCAAAGCCTCAAAGTGACCCTCGTGTCAGAGGTGGATGGCAAGTATCTCCTGAGCGAGTGAGCGGGCTGAGCCAGGGATTCAAACCTGTCATGAGCCCCACACAGCACCGACCTCGTGGACTGGCCGCCTGACGGTGGGGGACGGGGTCCCCTGCTCCATCTGGTCATATGACCTCAGGCAGCCCCACCCTCTGGTCCCCGAAGAGGTGCAGTGCAGGGGACAGGGTGCGGCCTGATGGTGGGGTGAGATTCCCGCACCCAGATGGGCCCAGCACCTTGAGGTTGTGCCCGTCAAAGGGCAGGGAGCCGCTGACGAGCGTGTACAGGATGACGCCAAGGCTCCAGATGTCCACCTCCGGCCCGTCGTACTTCTTGCCCTGGAACAGCTCCGGGGCGGCGTACGGGGGGCTCCCGCAGAACGTGTCCAGCTTCGAGCCCAGTGTGAACTCGTTGCTGAAGCCAAAGTCGGCGATCTTGATGTTGGCCTCGGCGTCCAGCAAGAGGTTCTCGGCCTGGAGCAG carries:
- the Mark4 gene encoding MAP/microtubule affinity-regulating kinase 4 isoform X3, encoding MKGLNHPNIVKLFEVIETEKTLYLVMEYASAGEVFDYLVSHGRMKEKEARAKFRQIVSAVHYCHQKNIVHRDLKAENLLLDAEANIKIADFGFSNEFTLGSKLDTFCGSPPYAAPELFQGKKYDGPEVDIWSLGVILYTLVSGSLPFDGHNLKELRERVLRGKYRVPFYMSTDCESILRRFLVLNPAKRCTLEQIMKDKWINIGYEGEELKPYTEPEEDFGDTKRIEVMVGMGYTREEIREALTSQKYNEVTATYLLLGRKTEEGGDRGAPGLALARVRAPSDTTNGTSASKGTSHGKGQRSSSSTYHRQRRHSDFCGPSPAPLHPKRSPTSTGEAELKEERLPGRKASCSAAGSGSRGLPPSSPMVSSAHNPNKAEIPERRKDSTSTPNNLPPSMMTRRNTYVCTERPGAERPSLLPNGKENSSGTPRVPPASPSSHSLAPPSGERSRLARGSTIRSTFHGGQVRDRRAGGGGSGGVQNGPPASPTLAHEAAPLPAGRPRPTTNLFTKLTSKLTRRVADEPERIGGPEVTSCHLPWDQTETAPRLLRFPWSVKLTSSRPPEALMAALRQATAAARCRCRQPQPFLLACLHGGAGGPEPLSHFEVEVCQLPRPGLRGVLFRRVAGTALAFRTLVTRISNDLEL
- the Mark4 gene encoding MAP/microtubule affinity-regulating kinase 4 isoform X2, with the protein product MSSRTALAPGNDRNSDTHGTLGSGRSSDKGPSWSSRSLGARCRNSIASCPEEQPHVGNYRLLRTIGKGNFAKVKLARHILTGREVAIKIIDKTQLNPSSLQKLFREVRIMKGLNHPNIVKLFEVIETEKTLYLVMEYASAGEVFDYLVSHGRMKEKEARAKFRQIVSAVHYCHQKNIVHRDLKAENLLLDAEANIKIADFGFSNEFTLGSKLDTFCGSPPYAAPELFQGKKYDGPEVDIWSLGVILYTLVSGSLPFDGHNLKELRERVLRGKYRVPFYMSTDCESILRRFLVLNPAKRCTLEQIMKDKWINIGYEGEELKPYTEPEEDFGDTKRIEVMVGMGYTREEIREALTSQKYNEVTATYLLLGRKTEEGGDRGAPGLALARVRAPSDTTNGTSASKGTSHGKGQRSSSSTYHRQRRHSDFCGPSPAPLHPKRSPTSTGEAELKEERLPGRKASCSAAGSGSRGLPPSSPMVSSAHNPNKAEIPERRKDSTSTPNNLPPSMMTRRNTYVCTERPGAERPSLLPNGKENSSGTPRVPPASPSSHSLAPPSGERSRLARGSTIRSTFHGGQVRDRRAGGGGSGGVQNGPPASPTLAHEAAPLPAGRPRPTTNLFTKLTSKLTRRVTLDPSKRQNSNRCVSGASLPQGSKIRSQTNLRESGDLRSQVAIYLGIKRKPPPGCSDSPGV